DNA from Tursiops truncatus isolate mTurTru1 chromosome 8, mTurTru1.mat.Y, whole genome shotgun sequence:
agaaagtttaaGAGTCGTGCAGAAGGACTGAGCGATTTAGAACAAAGGTGTGGTGGGTGAGATGGGACAGTGGATTTTGGTCATTGAGGGATTTCCTGAAGTTATACCCCAGGTAAGTTATGCTAGTTtcacttataaaattattttgtgataatTGTATGTGATATCACAAGAATAAGagattcctttattattttttcttcagttttatcgAGGTATAATTGACTAATAAATTTGAGGTTCCTTTGCTTTTTAAGTTTAGGGTCAGAGTAGAGTAATATGATTTTAGAAGTGTTTAAGAGAGGTTAATCTAAAAGTATGATAAGTTGGGTTGGTGGGCAGTGAGCTAGACATGAGGGGATGAAAGCCTTATTTAGGGTGGACACGGTAATAATGCAAATGAAGGCAGATATGAGAAAGAAGGTAAAACAAGAGTAGGGTTAGTATTtggtaaaacaaaacagaacaaaattggATTGttcaaagtttaagaaaaaaaacaaaaacaaaaaatacgaTACCAAAATTGCGAGTTTGGGAATGGGGAGGATAGCAGTGTGAGCTGTTTAACTTATCTGGGCTTCTGGTTTCCACCTTTGTAAAACAGGTAAAGGAAAGACCTGTGTTGCCAGCCTTTTAGGGTTGATATGAGAATCATATGCTCTTTGTACAAATATGTACTTTTACGGTGTCCTGGGGGGTGATTGGACAATCATAGTAATGAAGAGGCATGAGAATGTTCAGGaaggtttgctttaaaaaaaaaaaaaagaacggagATCAAGGAAAAAATGCAATTGGAAGGAAACCCTGTTGAGAACCGTTCTATTGCATGGCTGGCATGGGGCATGGCACTCTCAGACACCACCTCTCCGAGGTGTGTGTCACACCCTTCCCATGTTTAAAAGGAGAACGCTGATGTCCATAACTTCTCCaacgtcacacagctagtagattAAGCAGTGCAGGAGGCAAGATCACCTTAACTGAACTCTAAAAGAAGCAATGAAGGTAAGGAATCAATGACTGCAAACTGTGTTTCTAACACAAGCAAGCTCGAGGACACAGGAGGATCACTTTTTCCATGATGTCCTTCCTGGTACCAGGGCTAATGGAAGAGCACGACCAGACGGGAGCGGTCCATTTCCACTTCCACCCCTTCTCAACAGACCAGGCAGTGGTGGCCCTCATATTCATGGCCTTCTTGCTGTTGTACCCAGGAAGCCTCATTGGAAATGTCACCACTGGGCTCACAGTCTGGTGAGAACACTCCCTCCATACCCCAGTGTACTTCTTCCTCTTTGCACTGGCCATGCTGGAGACTGGCCACTCCACCAACATTGCTCCCTTGACTCTGGCTGGCGTCCTTTCCATGGGGAGGATGCTTATCTCTCTCCCTGGCTGTGGAGCCCAGATGTTCTTCTCCATCCTTCTCGGGGAATCTGACTGTGTCTTTCTTGCTGTCATGGCCTATGGCAGGTACGTGGAAGTCTGTCATCCATTGCGTTACAACCTCATCGTGAGTTGGCAGCTCTGTGGGCAGATGACTTTAGGTTCTTTAGGTCTGGGATTCCTGTTGGTGCTGCCTTTGACCATTCTGATCTGCCACCTTTCAGTCTGTGGCCACAATGAAATCTATCACTTCTTCTGTGACACGCCTGCTGTTATGCGCCTGGCCTGTGCAGACACCCACAGGCATGAGGCAGCTCTCTGTGCCATCAGTGTGGCCGCTGTGGCCATTCCCTTGCTCCTTATCTGCCTCTCCTATGGCTGCATTGTGGACACCATCGTGAGGATGGATTCAGCCCAGGGAAGGCGCCGGGCCTTCTCCACTAGTTCCTCCCCCCTCATGGTGGTTCTCCTGCAGTATGTGTGTTGTACCCTTATCTACCTGTGTCCCAGCTCCAGCTACTCCCCAGAAGAGGGCCAGGCAGTGTCTGTTGTCTACAACTTTTTCTCACCAGTGCTGAACCCCTTGGTCTATAGCATAAGGAATCAAGAAGTGACTAATGCAGTGAGGAGACTATGGCAAGAACGTACTTGATCAGGGAGCCAGAAATATTCCTTCCTAGAAAAAAGATTCCTCAAATCAGAAGTAGGGACATGATCTGAAGGACAGGAAGCTCAAAAGGAAAAAGGGGGGAGTGGAGAGATGACTGTCCCATGGCTGTCTTGCCTGTGAAATGCTAATCAGTACTAATTCATCCACTTTGTATTAGATTCCAATCATGAAACCTTAGATTGCCTACAAaaccagcctcctctctcaccaTAGTGCTTAGAATAAGGACTAGCACAGGAATGTCAGTGAAGGAGAGAATGATTGAATGGAAGGATAAGATGATGACAGCAGTTGATAAAGCAGACGTTTTGAGAATGGGCCATCATGCACATTTCAGGCTATAGGTAACATTCTCTTAcgaaggtgcagagccagcatgactaagcacaggccaCAGGGCACAAAGGTTAgcgctaaaggaatagatccaatatggagtcaggtttgttcttctttgtaaCAGTAGTGTTACTGACCCAGGCCCTtgtactctttttgtttttttttaaaaccccccatttatttatttttgttttattttttttggctgtgttgggtcttcatttctgtgcgagggttttctctagttgtggcaagcgggggccactcttcatcgcggtgcgcgggcctctcactatcgtggcctctcttgttgtggagcacaggctccagacgcacaggcttagtagttgtggctcacgggactagttgctccacagcatgtgggatcttcccagaccagagctcgaacccacgtcccctgtattggcaggcagattctcaaccaccgcaccaccagggaagccccccttgtactctttaatcaatagaaattgataagaggccagacgaGAATTTCAGGCAAGTCTTTATTGGGGCTTGTGCTGCAGcgtgagggaaagaaaataagtaacaGGTGCCCTTGTTTGCTCCAGAAAGGAGCTGCTTGGGTCCTTAAATGCGGTAACAAGTGGGGGCAGGTCCGTGGGTTGGGCAGGAGGTGTAGCTTAGGGGGTCTGCCCACCCACTTGGCAGTGCCGTGCCCATGGAGCACGCGCAATACCCTGATTTtgctcccagcacctcagaagtggcagttggtttgtggcctttttgtatcctattgttcataattgccccaactgtgcatgcttgcagttatttttagtcccttataatttctttgtattctgttgctcaaggagatgtttgtccaggggCGAGCACTCTggtaaagggtcccaggtcccagcctatctcaGTAGAATCATCTGCTTCTCATGGCAGGAGACTGGCTCCTGTGATCCTTGCAGGAGAATCCCAAAACAACAATAGCAAATGAGCAGAGCTGTCGTGGAAATTGGTGGAGTGGACCAGAAGGAGGACTGAGAGCAGGGAAAGATACTTCCGAGATGCCATccttaaagagaaaaggaaaagaacccCATTCTTTTCTTGATGTTGCAAATGCAATAGATGATAAAAGCCACCCTATTCCATATCTGATTGTGCTACACACAAGAAAGGGGAAAAACAGCATGAAAACCTGATGACAAGAATTCTTGGGACCCTTGGCCAGGCAGCAACATTAAGAAGTAcaggagtgggcttccctggtggcgcagtggttgagagtccgcctgccgatgcaggggacacgggttcgtgccccggtctgggaagatcccacatgccgcggagcggctgggcccgtgagccatggccgctgagcctgcgcgtccggaacctgtgctccgcaacgggagaggccacaac
Protein-coding regions in this window:
- the LOC101329648 gene encoding olfactory receptor 10V1-like, translated to MLETGHSTNIAPLTLAGVLSMGRMLISLPGCGAQMFFSILLGESDCVFLAVMAYGRYVEVCHPLRYNLIVSWQLCGQMTLGSLGLGFLLVLPLTILICHLSVCGHNEIYHFFCDTPAVMRLACADTHRHEAALCAISVAAVAIPLLLICLSYGCIVDTIVRMDSAQGRRRAFSTSSSPLMVVLLQYVCCTLIYLCPSSSYSPEEGQAVSVVYNFFSPVLNPLVYSIRNQEVTNAVRRLWQERT